In Planktothrix serta PCC 8927, a single window of DNA contains:
- a CDS encoding DUF4384 domain-containing protein, with product MVIANIPDDQVFAEAAQYWNLPQLYADLATANGKELTSVQKKYLRGLLLGYSPDVIAEKVYSYANSVRVTLSKDVYSAIKLLCNIDQKLQWGQVTTLLEKYRITLTLEQVWQNLEQQATQTDKMYPVAISSRPQVQGLDWTMDEQPETKFKVKLGDKIKFEINLEVSGYLTLLQRGTSGKVICCCPSPLATDIYLINGKTILPQPQTGKSAIPITGSYGTDKFLALITPQPLTLTWLKQGSEKFLSLTVEHLLELQNNLNPSNDYQLFCSEYLIIA from the coding sequence ATGGTTATTGCTAATATCCCAGATGATCAAGTCTTTGCAGAAGCGGCACAATATTGGAATCTGCCTCAATTATATGCAGATTTAGCGACCGCAAATGGAAAAGAACTAACATCGGTTCAGAAAAAATACTTGAGAGGATTACTTTTAGGTTATAGTCCTGATGTTATTGCTGAAAAAGTATACTCTTATGCTAATAGCGTTAGAGTAACGTTATCCAAAGACGTTTATTCAGCGATTAAACTACTTTGTAATATTGATCAAAAGTTACAATGGGGTCAGGTAACAACGTTATTAGAAAAATATAGAATCACCTTAACCCTAGAACAAGTTTGGCAAAACCTAGAACAACAGGCGACCCAAACTGATAAAATGTATCCTGTGGCAATATCCTCCCGTCCTCAAGTTCAAGGTTTAGATTGGACAATGGATGAACAACCGGAAACCAAATTTAAAGTTAAATTAGGAGATAAAATTAAATTTGAGATTAATTTAGAGGTATCGGGATATTTAACCTTATTGCAACGGGGAACATCGGGAAAAGTGATTTGTTGTTGTCCCTCTCCCCTAGCAACGGATATCTATTTAATCAACGGTAAAACGATCTTACCCCAACCCCAAACGGGTAAATCAGCTATTCCCATTACGGGAAGTTATGGCACAGATAAATTTTTAGCCCTCATCACTCCCCAACCCTTAACTCTAACTTGGTTAAAACAAGGTTCTGAAAAATTCCTATCCTTAACGGTAGAACATTTATTAGAACTTCAGAATAACCTCAACCCCAGCAACGACTATCAACTGTTTTGTTCTGAATATTTAATTATTGCTTAA
- a CDS encoding GNAT family N-acetyltransferase, translating into MTSYELSINSANNIQSFPNRQFNLQLPTTVETPRMQLIKPHVDYFPEIQRMLKAQEIMKYVTTGARSNAQAKLETLAFQKDWERQGWGAYFLLNKQTKDVMGAVKLYLSNRSPYLQIGYFLGCEYWRKGYGTEAGKMALKLGFYGLNQPRIDAFAHINNIPSCHILEKIGMTCITDQFIYDGRQYAHYMINRSDYQI; encoded by the coding sequence ATGACATCTTACGAGTTATCCATCAATTCTGCAAACAATATTCAATCCTTCCCTAACCGTCAATTTAATCTACAATTACCGACAACTGTAGAAACGCCTCGGATGCAATTGATTAAACCCCATGTCGATTATTTTCCAGAGATTCAACGGATGTTAAAAGCTCAGGAAATCATGAAATATGTCACGACTGGGGCGCGTTCAAACGCACAAGCGAAACTTGAAACCCTAGCGTTTCAAAAAGATTGGGAACGACAGGGATGGGGAGCTTATTTTCTGTTGAATAAACAGACAAAAGATGTTATGGGGGCCGTTAAACTCTATTTAAGCAACCGCAGTCCCTATCTGCAAATTGGCTATTTTTTAGGGTGTGAATATTGGCGCAAAGGATACGGAACTGAAGCCGGAAAAATGGCTTTAAAACTGGGATTTTATGGCTTAAATCAACCGCGTATTGATGCCTTTGCCCATATTAATAATATCCCGTCCTGTCATATTCTCGAAAAAATTGGCATGACCTGCATCACGGATCAATTTATCTACGATGGTCGCCAATATGCCCACTATATGATCAATCGTTCAGACTATCAAATCTAA
- a CDS encoding UPF0182 family protein gives MITKNWIFKISLAVLGLGFILDLSAKFLAESLWFKEVNYLSVFQERLKIEIGLALLGLCITAVWLGGNLILAQRYQYLPDHLQNKHPDNIFDLSHQNLPRFSLGLPSLLLIVIGLSLLLGSIIIHYSQIFISYWHWDSSPPLFFTLPAQFEPQIFEQGINFFKSYSWKIPILFSLVIAILWKPLIVFSFIVLIFSFGFSLLLSSYWANFLQYFHPTSFDQIEPLLNRDISFYIFSLPIAHLLEFWLIGLFSVSFITCSLMYLLSGNSLSQGRFPSFSQPQQRHLHGLAALLMFSCAMRYWLARYELLYSSEGVVFGADYTDVNILKPGYLLLSIVAVFIAIFLTWQAVFSVKKIRPYIEILLKNIGLNRLKKHRNPLRNKLFADSYSLRAIFTWYLGLVILVAGIIPSLVQQLIVLPNELERELPYIKQSIKYTRQGFNLDQIKVETFDPNAKLTYTNIQNNNLTIDNIRLWDKRPLLQTNRQLQQIRLYYEFSDADYDRYSILPEKFLGKFNTDLQKQQVLIAPRELNYELVPEKAKTWVNEHLVYTHGYGFTLSPVNRVAEGGLPEYFVKNIGADPLLDQDTTLEVSPRIKNLIPIGKPRLYYGLLTNTQIMTSTQVKELDFPLGNENVYNIYDGEGGIVIGTGWKRFLFAYYLKNWQMLFTDNFTPKTKLLFRRNILERVKAIAPFLHYDSNPYLVVADSNSTSVDHNYLYWMIDAYTTSNLYPYSDPEGADFNYIRNSVKVIVDAYNGKIKFYYLDQAQDPIISTLTIVFPDLFHPIEEMPIMLRQHIRYPVDLFSSQSQHLLTYHMSDPIVFYNREDLWRVPVEIYADKQQPIEPYYLIMRLPTEKSEEFMLLLPFTPASRNNLVAWLAARSDLEHYGNLLLYRFPKQRLIFGPEQVEALINQEPEISEQISLWSRQGSRVIQGNLLVIPIEQSLLYVEPLYLEATENSLPTLVRVIVASENRIVMRPTLEQALKDVFQVKPVQPSVPLNLPIPKPS, from the coding sequence ATGATCACCAAAAATTGGATTTTTAAAATTAGTTTAGCCGTATTGGGGTTAGGATTTATTCTCGATCTCAGTGCTAAATTTCTGGCTGAATCATTGTGGTTTAAAGAAGTTAATTATTTGTCCGTTTTTCAAGAACGATTAAAAATAGAAATTGGGTTAGCTTTATTGGGTTTATGTATTACCGCAGTTTGGTTAGGGGGAAATTTAATTCTAGCCCAACGCTATCAATATTTACCTGATCATTTACAAAATAAACATCCTGATAATATTTTTGATTTATCTCATCAAAATTTACCCAGATTTTCATTAGGATTACCTTCGCTTTTATTGATTGTTATAGGTTTATCTCTGTTACTGGGTTCTATTATTATTCACTATAGCCAGATTTTTATAAGTTATTGGCATTGGGATTCCAGTCCCCCTCTATTTTTTACCCTTCCCGCACAGTTTGAACCTCAAATTTTTGAGCAAGGGATTAATTTTTTTAAATCTTATAGTTGGAAAATACCTATTTTATTCAGCTTGGTTATTGCTATTCTCTGGAAACCTTTAATAGTTTTTAGTTTTATTGTATTAATTTTTAGCTTTGGGTTTAGCTTGTTATTGTCAAGTTATTGGGCAAATTTTTTACAATATTTTCATCCGACTTCCTTTGACCAAATAGAACCTTTATTAAATCGAGATATTAGCTTTTATATTTTTAGTCTCCCCATTGCTCACCTGCTGGAATTTTGGTTGATCGGATTATTTTCGGTTAGCTTTATTACCTGTAGTTTAATGTATTTACTTTCGGGAAATAGTCTCAGTCAAGGACGATTTCCTAGTTTTTCCCAACCCCAGCAACGTCACCTTCATGGATTAGCAGCGCTTCTAATGTTCAGTTGTGCTATGCGCTATTGGTTAGCTCGTTATGAATTGTTGTACTCCAGCGAGGGAGTTGTATTTGGTGCAGACTATACTGATGTTAATATCTTAAAACCGGGTTATTTATTATTATCAATTGTTGCTGTTTTTATTGCTATTTTTCTAACTTGGCAAGCAGTTTTTTCTGTTAAAAAAATCAGACCTTATATTGAGATTTTATTAAAAAACATAGGATTAAACCGTCTAAAAAAACACCGGAACCCCCTACGAAATAAATTATTTGCAGATAGCTATTCCCTGAGAGCGATTTTTACTTGGTATTTAGGACTTGTTATTCTAGTAGCAGGGATTATACCCAGTTTAGTTCAACAGTTAATTGTTCTACCCAACGAATTAGAACGAGAATTACCTTATATTAAGCAGAGTATTAAGTATACTCGCCAAGGATTTAATTTAGATCAAATCAAGGTGGAAACATTTGACCCCAATGCTAAACTAACCTATACCAATATTCAAAATAATAATTTAACGATTGATAATATTCGTCTTTGGGACAAACGACCCTTATTACAAACCAATCGTCAATTACAACAAATTCGCCTCTATTATGAATTTTCCGATGCAGATTATGATCGGTATTCTATTTTACCAGAGAAGTTTTTAGGAAAGTTCAACACAGATTTACAAAAGCAACAGGTACTGATCGCTCCTAGGGAATTAAATTATGAATTAGTTCCTGAAAAAGCCAAGACTTGGGTTAATGAACATTTAGTTTATACTCATGGTTATGGTTTTACTCTCTCTCCTGTTAATCGAGTGGCTGAGGGGGGTCTTCCTGAATATTTTGTTAAAAATATTGGTGCTGATCCCCTATTAGATCAAGATACAACCTTAGAAGTTTCTCCTCGAATTAAAAATCTGATTCCCATTGGTAAACCTCGACTTTATTACGGCTTACTGACTAATACTCAAATCATGACTTCAACTCAAGTCAAAGAACTCGATTTTCCCTTGGGAAATGAGAATGTTTATAACATCTATGACGGAGAAGGAGGAATTGTCATTGGAACCGGATGGAAACGGTTTTTATTTGCTTATTATTTAAAAAATTGGCAAATGCTATTTACTGATAACTTTACCCCGAAAACAAAATTACTATTTCGGCGAAATATCTTAGAACGGGTGAAAGCGATCGCACCTTTCCTACATTATGATAGTAATCCCTATCTTGTTGTTGCTGATTCTAATTCGACCTCCGTTGATCATAATTATTTATATTGGATGATTGATGCTTATACAACCAGTAATCTTTACCCCTATTCCGATCCAGAAGGAGCCGACTTTAATTATATTAGAAATTCGGTTAAAGTTATTGTTGATGCCTATAATGGAAAAATCAAATTTTATTATTTAGATCAAGCTCAAGATCCAATTATATCGACGCTAACAATAGTTTTTCCTGATTTATTTCATCCGATTGAAGAAATGCCAATTATGCTGCGTCAACATATTCGCTATCCCGTTGATTTATTTAGCTCTCAATCTCAACATTTACTCACTTATCACATGAGTGATCCGATTGTTTTTTATAATCGAGAAGACCTTTGGCGAGTTCCGGTTGAAATTTATGCAGACAAACAACAACCCATAGAACCCTATTACTTGATTATGCGATTACCGACGGAAAAATCAGAGGAATTTATGCTTCTGCTTCCGTTTACTCCCGCGAGTCGGAATAATTTAGTGGCGTGGTTAGCGGCTCGTTCTGATCTCGAACATTATGGGAATTTACTCTTATATCGTTTCCCCAAACAACGTTTGATTTTTGGCCCGGAACAGGTGGAAGCTTTAATTAACCAAGAACCGGAAATTTCTGAGCAAATTTCCCTCTGGAGTCGTCAAGGATCACGGGTTATTCAAGGTAATTTATTAGTGATTCCCATTGAACAATCCCTACTTTATGTTGAACCTTTATATTTAGAAGCAACAGAAAATAGTTTACCAACCTTAGTTCGAGTGATTGTCGCCAGTGAAAATAGAATTGTCATGCGACCCACTTTAGAACAAGCGTTAAAAGATGTCTTTCAAGTTAAACCCGTTCAACCCTCTGTTCCCCTAAATTTACCGATACCTAAACCCAGTTAA
- the trpD gene encoding anthranilate phosphoribosyltransferase: MTHPAAPEINPHLWPELLQQLLDRQSLSITQASQLMQGWLSETVPPVLSGAILAAIQAKGVSAEELAGMASVLQSFCPPQPPSSLTSPYRVIDTCGTGGDGASTFNISTTVAFVAAAAKVPVAKHGNRSASSKVGSADVLEALGVNLKAPGEKVTQALSAVGITFLFAPGWHPAMKAVVPLRQTLKVRTVFNLLGPLVNPLHPSGQIMGVFDSKLLRTIAEALNQLGTEVAIVLHGRERLDEAGLGDITDLAILSQGDVQQVTLNPQDVGLTSAPLSALKGGNIEENVEILRNLLQGKGTQPQQDVVALNTSLALQVGGVVPMGDHQKGICLAQEILQSGVAWSKLEELVKFLQD, from the coding sequence ATGACACATCCTGCTGCACCCGAAATTAATCCCCATCTCTGGCCAGAGTTATTACAACAACTATTAGACCGCCAATCCCTTTCCATCACGCAAGCGTCACAATTAATGCAGGGATGGCTCTCGGAAACAGTTCCTCCTGTGCTTTCCGGCGCGATTTTGGCTGCTATTCAAGCTAAAGGCGTATCCGCCGAAGAATTAGCAGGAATGGCCTCGGTTTTACAGTCGTTTTGTCCTCCTCAACCCCCTTCCAGCCTAACCTCTCCCTATCGGGTTATTGATACCTGTGGAACAGGTGGCGATGGAGCTTCAACCTTTAATATTTCTACCACCGTTGCCTTTGTTGCGGCTGCGGCTAAGGTTCCAGTGGCTAAACATGGAAATCGTTCAGCCTCGAGTAAAGTCGGCTCGGCGGACGTGTTAGAAGCCTTGGGAGTCAACTTAAAAGCACCGGGGGAAAAAGTTACCCAGGCTTTATCGGCGGTCGGAATTACGTTTTTATTTGCTCCCGGTTGGCATCCGGCCATGAAGGCCGTTGTCCCCCTGCGTCAAACGCTGAAAGTCCGAACTGTATTTAATTTATTAGGGCCGTTAGTAAATCCCTTACATCCTAGCGGACAAATCATGGGTGTTTTTGATTCAAAATTGCTCCGTACTATTGCGGAAGCGTTAAATCAATTAGGTACGGAAGTTGCGATTGTTTTACATGGACGGGAAAGACTGGATGAAGCGGGATTAGGGGATATTACTGACTTAGCAATTTTATCTCAAGGTGATGTTCAACAAGTCACTTTGAACCCCCAAGATGTCGGGTTAACTTCCGCACCCCTCAGCGCTCTCAAAGGAGGAAATATTGAAGAAAATGTTGAAATTCTGCGAAATTTATTACAAGGAAAAGGAACACAACCTCAACAAGATGTGGTGGCTCTAAATACTTCTTTAGCATTACAAGTTGGGGGTGTTGTTCCGATGGGAGATCATCAGAAAGGAATCTGTTTAGCTCAAGAGATTTTACAAAGTGGTGTGGCTTGGTCAAAACTGGAAGAACTGGTTAAATTTCTGCAAGATTAA
- a CDS encoding DNA-3-methyladenine glycosylase: protein MNSMPTPLIVDPSELAVPSIQVAPELLGCTLVRQLPDGEQIRGLIVETEAYAPDDPACHAYRRRTPRNAVMFGPAGVSYVYLIYGMYCCLNVVTDLEGVPSAVLIRALQLESVPVSLLAQLEQTQPLTPKQRIRLASGPGKLCRLLQINTQFNGLPLRPDQPLWLEHRTSAFQQSLEQQPSAIIQTTRIGLSQGKDFPWRWYLADCPSVSKV, encoded by the coding sequence ATGAACTCAATGCCAACGCCTTTGATTGTAGACCCATCTGAGTTGGCAGTACCATCAATTCAGGTCGCACCGGAATTATTGGGGTGTACACTGGTGCGACAACTCCCAGATGGAGAGCAAATTCGTGGTTTAATTGTTGAAACAGAAGCTTATGCACCGGATGATCCGGCTTGTCATGCCTATCGTCGTCGGACTCCTCGGAATGCGGTGATGTTTGGCCCAGCAGGAGTCAGTTATGTCTATTTGATTTATGGAATGTATTGTTGTTTGAATGTGGTCACAGATTTAGAGGGAGTTCCTAGTGCGGTCTTAATTCGGGCTTTACAGTTAGAATCTGTTCCAGTTTCCCTTCTCGCCCAGTTAGAACAAACTCAACCTCTAACCCCAAAACAAAGGATTCGTTTAGCTTCTGGCCCTGGAAAATTGTGTCGTCTCCTACAAATTAATACTCAGTTTAACGGTTTGCCTCTACGTCCAGATCAACCTTTATGGTTAGAACATCGGACTTCAGCCTTTCAACAGAGCTTAGAACAACAGCCAAGTGCTATTATCCAAACCACACGCATTGGACTTTCTCAAGGAAAGGATTTTCCTTGGCGATGGTATCTGGCAGATTGTCCATCGGTTTCTAAAGTGTAA